The region CTCGAGGCCCTGCGTGAGCCCGGCGGAGAAGTCGATCAGGCGACGCGCGTCGCCGTCGGTCATCTGCGACAGGTTGATGATCACGGGCGTGCCGGCGCGGAACGCCTCGGCGATCGCCTTCGCGTCCTTGTACTGGCGCGGGTGCACCGTGAGGATCTCGCTCATGTCGTTCACCTTCTGGCTCGCGCGGAGCTTCGTGACGGGTGCGCGGCGCGGCTCCTCGGCCGCGCGCTCGCGCACAGGCTGGGGCGCGCGCTCCTCGTTCTCGGCCCGCTCGACAGGACGGACCTCCTGGGTCAGCTCGTCCTCCTCGGCGAAGCCGAAGTAGATCGCAGCCTTCTTGAGTGCGTTGCTCATGGGATCCTCCTCGTGGCTGGGTTCACGCTATAAGCCGGTCGCACGGTTTCCCGTGATTGCCGTGCCGATGCGCAGGTGTGTCGCGCCGTGGTCGAGCGCCTCGCGCCAGTCCCCGCTCATGCCGGCGGAGATCCAGTCGGCGGCGGGGTCGATCGCCCGCACGCGCTCGGCGAGCGCGGCGAGCCGCTCGAAGGCGCGCGCCGGCTCCTCGTCGAGCGGCGCGACCGCCATGACGCCCCGGAGCCGGAGCGCCGGAGATGCGGCGACGCGCTCGGCGAGCGCGTCGAGCCGAGCGGGCGCGACGCCGCCGCGGTCGGGGTCGTCGGTCAGGTTGATCTGCACGAGCGCGTCGCGCACGGGGCGCTCGTCGCCCGGCTCACCGCCCTCGAGCGCCTCGACGAGCTCGTCGGAGTCGATCGAGTGCAGCACGTGGGCGTAGCGGGCCACCTGGCGCGCCTTCTTGCGCTGCAGCTGGCCGACGAAGTGCCACGTGAGTCCGAGGCCCTCGAGCTCCACCGCCTTGTCTCGCGACTCCGGGTGGCGGCTCTCGCCGAAGTGCCGGTGGCCCGCCTCGGCGAGCTCGCGCACGAGCGACGCGGGGTGGAGCTTCGTCACGACGACGAGCGTCACCTCGCGCCCGCGGCGCGCGCCCTCGAGCTCGTCGAGGAACGCGGCCAGGCGGGCGGCGGGGGTGTCGGTCACGTCAGCGGAGGAAGTCGGGGAGGAACTCGTCCTCCTCCTCGTCCACCTGGGTGAGCGGCTGCACCGGTCCGGTGAGATGGTCGGCGACGGGCGGGGCCGGGATCGGCCGGCGCTCGGCGGGGGCCTCGTGCGCACTCGGGGCGCTGTGCGACGACTCGCGCAGGCCCATCTCGGTGCGCGCCGCGGTACGGATGACGGAGTCGTCGTCCTTCGCGATAGGGCCGGCGCCGTCGAAGCCTGCGGCGATGACCGTCACGCGCACCTCGTCGCCGAGCGTGTCGTCGATGACCGTGCCGAAGATGATGTTCGCCTCGGGGTGCACGGCCTCCTGCACGAGCTTGGCCGCGTCGTAGGTCTCGTGGATGCCCAGGTTGCTCCCCGCCTGGATCGAGAGCAGCACCCCGTGCGCGCCGTCGATCTTCGCCTCGAGCAGCGGGCTCGCGACGGCGAGCTCGGCCGCCTTGATGGCGCGGTCGGCGCCGCGCGACGAGCCGATCCCCATGAGCGCGGAGCCCGCGCCCTGCATGACGGACTTCACGTCGGCGAAGTCGACGTTGATGAGGCCCGGCGTCGTGATGAGGTCGGTGATGCCCTGCACGCCCGCGAGCAGCACCTGGTCGGCGGTCTCGAAGGCCTCGACCATCGAGATGCCCATGTCGCTGATCTCGAGCAGGCGGTCGTTCGGCACGACGATGAGCGTGTCGACCTCGTTCTTGAGCGCCTCGACGCCCGCCTCGGCCTGCGCCTGGCGGCGGCGGCCCTCGAACGAGAACGGCTTCGTCACGACGCCGACGGTGAGCGCACCGAGGCTCTTCGCGATGCGAGCCACGACGGGCGCGCCGCCCGTGCCCGTGCCGCCGCCCTCGCCGGCGGTGACGAAGACCATGTCGGCACCCGCGAGCGCCTCCTCGATCTCCTCCGCGTGGTCCTCGGCGGCGCGGCGACCGACCTCGGGGTCGGCGCCCGCGCCGAGGCCCTTGGTGAGCTCGCGGCCGACGTCGAGCTTGACGTCGGCATCGCTGAGCAGCAGCGCCTGCGCGTCGGTGTTGATGGCGATGAACTCGACGCCGCGCAGGCCGAGGTCGATCATGCGGTTCACGGCGTTCACGCCGCCGCCGCCCACGCCGACCACCTTGATGACGGCGAGGTAGTTGTTGTTGGAAGTCACGGTCCCGGCCCCTCGATCGAACTCTCAACCTCTAGTTGAAGTTTAGAGAATTCCTCACTTCATGCTGACGACTCCGACGCTACGGGCGGCGGGCACGCTCGCCCGGGAGCGACTCGGTGTGTCGGCGCACGTCGCGACAAGAAAAAGAATCGTCAGATTCCGCGCGCGGTCGCAGCGGGGTCGCGGGAGCGCGAACCGCCGTCAGGAGCCGCTCACGACGGGCGTCTCGGGCGCGCTGACGTCGAGCACGAGCGCGAGCGCGGGATCCTGCGTCTCGAGCAGCGCGGCGAGCACGTCGGCCTTCAGCTGGCTCTCGTCGGCGCCGCCCCACAGCACCGTCTGGCCGCTGTGCAGCGAGAGCTGGATGTCGGACGGCGTCGGCGCCGCGATCGTCGCGGTCGTCTCGAGCACGCTCCGCGGCACCGAGACGAGCACGGTCGCGACCGCCTCGAACTCCTCGCTGCCCACCTCGACGCCGTCGAGCCGTGGCAGCGCCGCGGTCGACTCGTCGACGCCGCCGAGCACGACCCCGGCCGCGTCGATGACCGCCTCGCCGCTCTCGCCCGGCACGATCGCCGCAGGCTCGCGCTCGACGATCCGCACGATCACGGTCGACGGCGGCACGATGTCGACGCGGAAGGACTCGATCTGCGGGATGGCCTGGAGCCGCTCCGCGACCCGCTCCTCGGTGACGGTCGCGATCGGCTGGCCGATCGAGTCGGCGAGTGCTTGCTGCACCGCGGCCGCGCCGAGCCGCTCGGCGCCCTCGACCCGCACCTCGCGCACCGACATGAGCGGCGACCAGACGAGCCCGACGAGCACCGCGAGGGCGATCGCGAGCCCGCCGACGGTCAGCAGCGCGGTCCGCAGCTGGCGGCGGCGCGCGGCCGTGAAGCGCCGCACCTCCGCGCGCTCCCGGCGCACGCGCGCGCGCTTCGCGGCGCGAGCGGCGCGAGCGGTCTCGCGCGCCTCGGTGCGCTCGGCGCGGCGCTGCTCGCGCTCCGCCTCGCGCCACGCCCGGTCGACGCGCTGCGCGTGCGAGCCGCCCTCGTCGAGCGGCTCGACCGACGCCGTCCCCGCGACCGCGCCGCCCGCATCCGCCCCCTCGCCCTCGTCGAGGTCGCCGTAGGCGCTCAGCGCCCACCGCCGCTGCGGCACCGACTCGGCGGCCTCCCGCTCGAGCGCCTCGCGCCGGAGCGCCTCGCGCCGCGCGCGCACGAGCTCGGCGAGGTCCATGGTCCGCTCCCCCGCCTCCTCGGCTTCGGGTGCGGGCTCGGGCTCGACCGGCTCGAAGCCGTCGGGTCGCCTCACGCCTCGCCGCCCTCCTCGAGCGCCGAGAGCACCTGCGGGATGATGCGGTAGACGTCGCCGCACGAGAGCGTCACGATGATGTCGCCCTCGCGCGCGAGCGCGGCGGCACGCTCGGCAGCGCGCTGCCAGTCGGGCAGGTAGTCGACGTCGGCCGGGTCGGCGAACCGCTCGGCGACGAGCGCGCCGGTGACGCCCGGGATGGGGTCCTCGCGCGCGCCGTAGACGTCGAGCACGACG is a window of Agrococcus sp. Marseille-Q4369 DNA encoding:
- a CDS encoding FtsQ-type POTRA domain-containing protein, translating into MRRPDGFEPVEPEPAPEAEEAGERTMDLAELVRARREALRREALEREAAESVPQRRWALSAYGDLDEGEGADAGGAVAGTASVEPLDEGGSHAQRVDRAWREAEREQRRAERTEARETARAARAAKRARVRRERAEVRRFTAARRRQLRTALLTVGGLAIALAVLVGLVWSPLMSVREVRVEGAERLGAAAVQQALADSIGQPIATVTEERVAERLQAIPQIESFRVDIVPPSTVIVRIVEREPAAIVPGESGEAVIDAAGVVLGGVDESTAALPRLDGVEVGSEEFEAVATVLVSVPRSVLETTATIAAPTPSDIQLSLHSGQTVLWGGADESQLKADVLAALLETQDPALALVLDVSAPETPVVSGS
- the sepF gene encoding cell division protein SepF yields the protein MSNALKKAAIYFGFAEEDELTQEVRPVERAENEERAPQPVRERAAEEPRRAPVTKLRASQKVNDMSEILTVHPRQYKDAKAIAEAFRAGTPVIINLSQMTDGDARRLIDFSAGLTQGLEGRIERVTTKVYLLTPEHIAVSGARSIDEDADSAVFSH
- the ftsZ gene encoding cell division protein FtsZ, yielding MTSNNNYLAVIKVVGVGGGGVNAVNRMIDLGLRGVEFIAINTDAQALLLSDADVKLDVGRELTKGLGAGADPEVGRRAAEDHAEEIEEALAGADMVFVTAGEGGGTGTGGAPVVARIAKSLGALTVGVVTKPFSFEGRRRQAQAEAGVEALKNEVDTLIVVPNDRLLEISDMGISMVEAFETADQVLLAGVQGITDLITTPGLINVDFADVKSVMQGAGSALMGIGSSRGADRAIKAAELAVASPLLEAKIDGAHGVLLSIQAGSNLGIHETYDAAKLVQEAVHPEANIIFGTVIDDTLGDEVRVTVIAAGFDGAGPIAKDDDSVIRTAARTEMGLRESSHSAPSAHEAPAERRPIPAPPVADHLTGPVQPLTQVDEEEDEFLPDFLR
- a CDS encoding YggS family pyridoxal phosphate-dependent enzyme; this translates as MAAFLDELEGARRGREVTLVVVTKLHPASLVRELAEAGHRHFGESRHPESRDKAVELEGLGLTWHFVGQLQRKKARQVARYAHVLHSIDSDELVEALEGGEPGDERPVRDALVQINLTDDPDRGGVAPARLDALAERVAASPALRLRGVMAVAPLDEEPARAFERLAALAERVRAIDPAADWISAGMSGDWREALDHGATHLRIGTAITGNRATGL